The following are from one region of the Osmerus mordax isolate fOsmMor3 chromosome 1, fOsmMor3.pri, whole genome shotgun sequence genome:
- the igfn1.3 gene encoding immunoglobulin-like and fibronectin type III domain-containing protein 1 yields the protein MSRFRKTKDPEPTAPGQVAIKKRSRVPGVMITQYVEEIPEGKSHPDFTRKPIALTIQEGKLAIFKAIMTGDPTPSVTWARNNGEVTDPDRYQSVYDEASGEHSLQMPNVAPDQADTYKCFATNDYGRAVVTAALNVIEVGYKKSRALQETRTAVREVPEDFKKTLKARADGPIEKKKVIDDSFWDLLLSADKKDFESICSEYGVTDFRWMLKKLNEKKKEREEEQAKFIEQLSNLKPIEIKPGGGAQFEFEMTLKDPNSKLFLFKDGVMVAFDCDTEVKHNLKKVGKKYMFNINDLNPEDAGLYQVMVEGVNIFSTDFKIPTVDFLVKIQEVKATEREDAVFECVLDHPMTRIQWMGKTVPLEQGEKYDITVSEDMLIHRLVIKDCLQLDKGIYAAVAGIKSCNAWLVVEADKDPNNRGKKAVRKTTQAGGGADLAKVAQEQQGKLQKEREEMIEVVMQAQAEKAAAAEEQPEPDPAAEPAAEPASEPAEPKPEPVEEPKVEEPEEEEETPTEKKKRVRTGPLIPDTVIDPGVHFTTGLSDITAVIGTSAELVCKLSSEDCDGVWYKDGEEITASDEISLVKDGSYHKLIVKSCKEEDTGKYRFEADGRKTEAMLTVEDPPRINLDDLAKFSEPVIIRTGQNATFKLPFSGREPMKIQWYNEGEELLEDSNIKIEKSLSQSRLLLSKCPRKSSGEIKIKIKNECGTIEALSRLIVLDRPTPPLAPVDIIESSSSAVEFKWRPPKDDGGSPITNYLLERQQLGRNSWNKLGQIPAEPKYRDTDVDHGRKYCYHIRAVTEEGISDMMETDDLQAGTKAYPGAPSVPKVVSAFKDCINLAWSPPSNTGGTNILGYNLEKRKKGSNLWGPVNQPDEPIKEKKCAVKDVVEGMEYEFRVSAINISGAGEPSAPSEFVIARDPKKPPGKVIDLKVTDSTYTTLCLSWTKPKDIEGVEDEAKGYFVEIRPAENPEWDRCNSNAITMTSFTVKGLKAMAMYWVRVIATNDGGQGQPQELDNYIIAMPPPVRPRFTDAKMKSFMVVRAGNSARVNINFEASPMPNITWLKDGVPVSKRVTASNADTTSQMLIPSSERSDTGIYTIVVKNIVGQDTFSVEIRVTDDPKPPGPVELEQNVPGTVTVSWTPSPDEKRDDRLHYMVSKRDSIKRTWQTVADRLFNNNFTAINIMAGREYSFRVYAKNDMGLSAPSNSPNWGEVKIKEKFSLSLPTSKTVTLEVAPSFLVPLKMHNSPESYECYMTCAVRGDPTPHVTWYRNNISLNTNTNYYISNTCGVCSMTILRVGPKDTGEYKIIAENPLGRAECATKLTVKD from the exons ATGTCCAGGTTTAGGAAGACGAAGGACCCTGAGCCCACTGCTCCTGGGCAGG TGGCCATCAAGAAGAGGTCGAGGGTTCCCGGGGTGATGATCACCCAGTATGTGGAGGAGATCCCAGAGGGGAAGAGCCACCCTGACTTCACCCGCAAGCCCATCGCTCTCACCATCCAGGAGG GTAAACTAGCGATTTTCAAGGCGATCATGACTGGAGACCCCACTCCCTCTGTGACCTGGGCGAGGAACAACGGCGAGGTGACGGACCCTGACCGGTACCAGTCTGTTTACGACGAAGCCTCTGGGGAGCACTCACTGCAG ATGCCAAACGTAGCTCCCGATCAAGCAGACACGTATAAATGCTTCGCCACTAACGATTATGGACGAGCTGTTGTCACTGCTGCCCTCAATGTGATCGAAG TTGGCTATAAGAAAAGTCGGGCTTTGCAAGAAACAAGAAcag CTGTTAGAGAAGTGCCTGAAGATTTCAAAAAGACCTTAAAGGCAAG GGCCGATGGGCcgatagagaaaaagaaagtgatCGATGACAGTTTCTGGGATCTTCTGTTGAGCGCCGATAAGAAAGATTTTGAAAGTATCTGCTCTGAGTACGGAGTCACTGACTTCCGCTGGATGCTGAAGAAACTGaatgagaagaagaaggagagagaggaggagcaagcTAAG TTCATTGAACAACTCAGCAACTTGAAGCCCATTGAAATTAAACCTGGAGGGGGTGCGCAGTTCGAATTTGAAATGACGCTCAAAGACCCAAACAGCAAACTCTTCTTGTTCAAG GATGGAGTGATGGTTGCATTTGATTGCGACACAGAAGTAAAGCATAATTTAAAGAAAGTTGGCAAGAAATACATGTTCAACATCAACGACCTGAACCCTGAGGATGCTGGCCTGTACCAAGTCATGGTAGAGGGGGTGAACATCTTCTCTACTGACTTCAAAA TTCCTACCGTCGACTTCCTGGTCAAGATCCAGGAGGTGAAGGCCACGGAGAGAGAGGACgccgtgtttgagtgtgtgctcgATCATCCCATGACCAGGATCCAGTGGATGGGGAAGACTGTTCCCTTGGAGCAAGGAGAGAAATATGACATCACCGTGTCAGAGGACATGCTCATTCACAGACTGGTCATCAAAGACTGCTTGCAGCTGGACAAGGGCATCTACGCTGCAGTGGCAGGAATAAAGTCTTGCAATGCTTGGCTTGTTGTTGAAG CTGATAAGGACCCTAACAATCGTGGAAAGAAGGCCGTCCGTAAGACAACCCAGGCGGGCGGGGGAGCAGACCTGGCCAAGGTCGCCCAGGAGCAGCAGGGCAAgctgcagaaggagagagaagagatgataGAGGTGGTGATGCAGGCCCAGGCGGAGAAGGCGGCCGCAGCTGAAGAACAACCTGAACCAGATCCGGCAGCAGAaccagcagcagaaccagcatCAGAACCAGCGGAACCAAAACCTGAGCCTGTGGAAGAGCCAAAGGTGGAAGaaccggaggaggaggaagaaacgcccacggagaagaagaagagagtgagAACTGGACCCCTGATCCCAGACACAGTCATAG ATCCAGGAGTCCACTTCACCACAGGGCTGTCGGACATCACCGCTGTCATCGGCACGTCTGCAGAGCTGGTGTGCAAGCTGAGCAGCGAGGACTGCGATGGCGTCTGGTACAAGgacggagaggag ATTACAGCATCAGATGAAATCTCCCTGGTTAAAGATGGGTCTTATCACAAACTCATAGTTAAGAGCTGCAAGGAAGAGGACACAGGGAAATACCGCTTTGAGGCAGACGGGCGCAAAACAGAGGCCATGTTGACTGTGGAGG ACCCTCCCAGGATCAACCTTGATGACCTGGCAAAGTTCTCGGAGCCTGTCATCATCAGGACGGGCCAGAACGCCACCTTTAAGCTGCCCTTCTCGGGCCGCGAGCCCATGAAGATCCAGTGGTACAACGAGGGCGAGGAGCTTCTTGAAGACTCCAACATCAAGATCGAGAAGTCGTTGTCTCAGAGTCGCCTTCTGCTCAGCAAGTGCCCACGCAAAAGCAGCGGGGAAATCAAGATCAAAATCAAGAACGAGTGTGGAACTATCGAGGCCTTATCCAGGCTTATTGTACTGG acagacccacccctcccctggcccctgTGGACATCATCGAGAGCTCCTCGTCCGCTGTGGAGTTCAAGTGGAGGCCCCCCAAGGACGACGGTGGCTCCCCGATCACCAACTACCTCCTGGAGCGGCAGCAGCTGGGGAGAAACAGCTGGAACAAGCTGGGGCAGATCCCGGCAGAGCCCAAGTACAGGGACACGGACGTGGACCATGGCAGGAAGTACTGTTACCACATCCGAGCCGTGACGGAGGAGGGCATCAGTGATATGATGGAGACGGACGATCTCCAGGCCGGAACTAAAG CGTATCCCGGAGCCCCTTCTGTTCCCAAAGTGGTCAGCGCCTTCAAAGACTGCATCAACCTGGCCTGGTCTCCTCCCTCCAACACTGGAGGCACCAACATCCTGGGTTACAACCTGGAGAAACGCAAGAAAGGCAGCAATCTGTGGGGGCCTGTTAACCAACCAGACGAGCCTATCAAAG AGAAGAAGTGCGCAGTAAAAGACGTTGTTGAGGGAATGGAGTACGAGTTTCGTGTCTCGGCCATTAACATTTCAGGAGCAGGAGAGCCAAGTGCCCCGTCTGAATTTGTAATCGCGAGAGACCCAAAGA AGCCCCCCGGTAAAGTGATCGACCTGAAGGTGACAGACTCCACCTACACCACCTTGTGTCTGTCCTGGACGAAGCCCAAGGACATCGAAGGGGTGGAGGACGAGGCCAAGGGCTACTTTGTGGAGATCAGACCAGCAGAGAACCCTGAATGGGATCGCTGTAACTCCAATGCCATCACCATGACGTCCTTCACGGTGAAGGGCCTGAAGGCCATGGCCATGTACTGGGTGAGGGTGATCGCCACCAACGATGGAGGGCAGGGACAACCCCAGGAACTGGACAACTACATCATAGCGATGCCTCCTCCTG TGAGACCAAGGTTCACTGATGCTAAGATGAAGAGCTTCATGGTAGTGAGAGCTGGCAACTCTGCAAGAGTCAACATCAACTTTGAG GCCTCTCCGATGCCAAACATCACCTGGCTGAAGGATGGCGTTCCCGTGTCGAAGCGCGTCACCGCCAGCAACGCCGACACCACATCCCAGATGCTCATCCCCTCGTCCGAGCGCTCCGACACGGGCATCTACACCATCGTGGTCAAGAACATCGTTGGTCAGGACACCTTCAGTGTTGAGATCAGAGTCACAG ACGACCCCAAGCCTCCAGGCCCGGTGGAGCTGGAGCAGAACGTCCCTGGAACCGTGACCGTGTCCTGGACTCCCTCCCCAGACGAGAAGAGAGACGACAGACTGCACTACATGGTGTCCAAGAGAGACTCCATCAAGCGCACCTGGCAGACTGTGGCCGACCGCCTCTTCAACAACAACTTCACGGCCATCAACATCATGGCCGGGAGGGAGTATAGCTTCCGGGTGTACGCCAAAAACGACATGGGCCTCTCCGCTCCCTCTAATTCACCAAACTGGGGGGAAGTGAAAATAAAAG AGAAGTTCTCTCTGAGTTTACCCACGTCCAAAACTGTGACCTTGGAAGTCGCGCCATCCTTCCTGGTTCCTTTGAAAATGCACAACAGTCCTGAGAGTTACGAGTGCTACATGACTTGCGCCGTGAGAGGGGACCCCACACCCCACGTCACATGGTACAGGAACAACATCAGCCTCAACACCAACACCAACTACTACATCTCCAACACCTGTGGGGTTTGTTCTATGACCATCCTGAGAGTCGGACCCAAGGACACCGGAGAGTACAAGATCATCGCCGAGAACCCTCTGGGAAGGGCAGAGTGCGCCACTAAACTCACAGTGAAAG ACTGA